The DNA segment TAATTAGGAAGAGATGAACAGATACTTTATCAAAGATACTTAAGCatatgtgtgatggtttgtatatgctcagcccagggaggggcactattagatGGTGTgaccctattggagtaggtgtggccctgtgagTGTGGGCtatgagaccctcatcctagctgcctggaagccagtattctgctagcagcttcctcctgcaccatgcctgcccggacactgccatgttcctgccttgatgataatggactgaacctctgaacctgtaagtcagtcccaattaaatgttgtcttcttaagagttaccttggtcatcgtgtctgttcacagcagtaaaaccccaactgaGACAATATGAAATGCAGTTAGCACCGCTAATATTCAGAGATGTACAATTAAGATTGCATGCCTTTCACCACCACTGGAATAGACAACGGTAAGGACTATGGAATTGAATGTGCAGCTGCAGCAGAAGTATCATACACTGGCTTTTAGAAGTGTAAAATAGAAGAGCCattttggaaagtttttttttctctttttcagagctgggaaccgaacccagggccttgtgcttgctaggcaagtgctctaccactgagctaaatccccaaccccccccccttttttaaagatttatttattatctagaagtacactgtagctgtccttagacaccagaagagggcatcagatctcattacagatggttatgagccaccatgtggttgctgggatttgaactcaggacctctggaagagcagtcaatgctcttaaccactgagccgtctctccagcccaggaaagttttttattcttcatttctttctttatttttattttgtatgtatgagtgttttgtgcgtgcagtgcccatggaggcaagaagagggcatcatatcccctggaactggagtgactaTCAGTGAGCAGccgtgtggatgctaggaatcagACTCAGGTCTTCAGCGAGTGCTCTTAAGCACAGAGCCgcctatctctccagccccggttttgtttttcttggcagTGTTCTGTTGGGTAGCCTCAGCTGACCTCAATCCCCAAGCTTCACAATACTCTTGCCACATTCCCCCGCTCGCTGCTGAGCTACAAACTGCCAAGCCCAGGTCTTGACAGCATCCTGTAGGTTAAACATACATTTATATGACCCAGCAGAGAAATTAAAATGTAAGTCCACAAAAATCACAGGTACACAAACGTTTATTGGAAGTCCATTTCCAGTGGACAAAACCTAAAACAATTCGAATGCTGATTCAGTGGCAATTTGGAAGAAAAGGACAGCCTTTAGGATCTGGGGGGAAAAAAGTCTTTTCCAGACTTAAACTTACAGGCGATTAGGACTCAGGTTTCAAGACTGGTCTATTATTGTACCTCAATGTCTGATTAATCGCTCCTGCGAAATAAACCTTTCATGAATGAAGAATGTGATTTCTCATACAGCAACGAGCTTGCAGTCACTAGGCTTTTTATGCTCGTATTACCTCCCATCAACAAAGGCTGTCTGTACCGGGCCCACCGAGGGGATAACAGCAGGTCCAACCCAGGCCAGTTCCGCCCTGATCCAGGCAGCGCTGGGGACCAGACTACCCAATGGCCGCGCGTGCACGCGCAGTAGAGGAATGTGCGCTGCGTGGCTCGCACACTGCGGGGTGCTGGACCTAGCCAGCCAGGTGCCCCGAGGGCAGCCGGAGGAAGAGGACAACTCTGGGGAGTGGGTGGCCCTGGAGTGGGCGGCCTGGGCCCGGGCGTCTCTAACGCAGGGCGGGCAGAGGACGGCGGGGGCGGGACCCAGCTGACGCGACAGCTGTGGAGGTGAGCCCTGGGGTCCTTCCCGCCCCCGAGGGCAGGCTCTGAACCCCGGCCCCGCCCAGGTCCTCTAGGGTGTAGGCTCCTTGCTGAGTTCTGCTCCCTCTGCTTCCGAACCCGCTCGGGCGCCGGGGCCCGCATCCAAGGTGCTGGGCCCCGGACGTAGTGCCGCTGAGGTCCGGAGCCCCGGGAACCGGGCGGGGACGTTGTCAGGCTGGAGCTGCTCGGGCCTTCTGACTCAGCCGCTCATCCAGATTTCAGGATTTCTCTTCTGGGCGGGGAGCGCGTAACTTCCTCATTCCCGCCGGGACCCTCGCTTCCAGTCAGTCTGGCCTGACTTTGAGCCCTGCTGTCACCAGGGCTCCTCCCTTGGACTTAACCTCGCCCCAGTTCGAGGCCATCCCATCTTGGCTAGGTGCTTTTTCTGGACCCTGGATATGAAATGAGAGGCGGGGCTGAGAGGCTCTGGTTGAAAGCTGAGGGAGGGAATGGAGGTTGCAGGGGTGGGTGTTAGAGGGGCGTCGGTCTGCAACCCGTGAAGCTGAGAGTCACTGGGTAAGACAGGAGAGGACCGACGGGGGCGTTAGGATGGAGAAGGGGGTGTTTCTGTAGGGCGAGTCCCTTTCTGAGGCTTCCTCATATTCCTAGGATGACTGTAACCCAGACGGACCTCTTTCCCTATGGGGACTACCTGAACTCCAGCCAGTTGCACATGGAGCCAGATGAGGTTGACACTCTGAAGGAAGGAGAGGATCCAGGTACGCGGGGAGATGGCTTccagagaggggaggaaagggatctGAGGCCTCCTGAGGTCTTTACACCCTTGGGCTTTTTTACCTCCCTGTCCCAGCTGATCGAATGCATCCCTTTCTGGCCATCTATGACCTTCAGCCTCTGAGAGCACACCCCTTGGTGTTTGCTCCTGGGGTCCCTGTTATAGCCCAGGTGGTAGGCACCGAAAGATACACCAGCGGATCCAAGGTCAGCCACCAGCTGATACctgggagggtgggagagggaggccTGGCCCAAGTGGAGGGCTGGGTTGGGCCGGAAGACATACTTCAGATTTTCACACCCCCAGGTGGGAACCTGTACTCTTTATTCTGTTCGATTGACCCATGGCGACTTTACCTGGACAACCAAGAAGAAATTCCGACACTTTCAGGAGCTGCATCGGGACCTCCAGAGACACAAAGTCTTGATGAGTCTGCTCCCTCTGGCTCGGTGAGTGGGTCTAGATTGCTTCCTGTGAAAGGCAGATGCTTCTCTTCCCATAGCAGCCTCCCTCCTGTCCACCTGTCTCCCATCCCCTAGGCATATTCCTTCCCCAGCTCTTGTTGCGCCCTCTCCCTTGTCCCTGGTTCCCTGGAAACTTTCCCTGTTTGGTTCTCCTTCTCCATAGTACTGTGCCAATATTTCAGCCAGGCCGGATGCCCAGAATGTCCTTAACAATCCCCTCCTCCCAGTTGTCTCATTCCCAGGATAGAGACCCTTTCTTCtgccagcctccctccctccagggCCCTGTCTCCAGTGTTTCAGGCACATAGCCTGCCAGCTCTTTCCTGAGCCTTCTCTCATCTCCTCTATAGCTTTGCTGCGGCCCATTCTCCAGCCCGAGAGGCAGCCAATGAGAATATTCCCTCCCTACCCCGAGGAGGTTCCGAGGGCTCTGCCAGACACACAGCCAGCAAGCAGGTACGGAGCAGGTCCTGTAGCAAGGTGTGCAGTATGCAGAAGGTTCTGGCTACATCTGTTTCTTCTTCACCTCCCTGCAGAAGTACCTGGAAAATTACCTCAACCGCCTCCTGACCATGTCTTTCTATCGAAATTACCATGCCATGGTAAGGTCTAAAGTCTATGGCCTAGATGCCTGGGGAgatccttcttctctctccctccttttgtttttcttaataacaaaacaaaacagagtcttACTGtaaagccctggctggccttcaacttattgagtagaccaggctggccttgaactgacagagatccatctgcctctgctccccagtgctggtaTTGTGAGCCATCATACTCGGATCCCTAGGGGGGAAGGGGGCAGAGTTAGTAGGGCGGAGAGGCTGAAAGCCAAATCTCCCCCTAAGCTTATTTTTTCCTCTGCAGACAGAatttctggaagtcagtcaacTTTCCTTTATCCCAGACCTTGGCTCCAAAGGACTGTGAGTGTGGGAACCCCTTACCCAGCCTTCAGCAGGCATCCATCTCCATCTTCCTGTCTAAAAATAAAGTGTGGTACAGTGTGCCTAGGGTCCCCAACTATCCTGGTTGTCCCTGTAGGGAAGGGGTGATCCGGAAGCGCTCAGGTGGGCATCGAGTTCCTGGCTTCACCTGCTGTGGTCGAGACCAAGTTTGTTATCGATGGTCCAAGAGGTGAGTGAGAAGTGGAGGTAAGCAGGGGTCAGTGGGCAGGAAGAGGGTGATCTGGAGGACCTGGATGATGCCACGAGGCTCTCCCACTCCAGGTGGCTGGTGGTGAAGGACTCCTTCCTGCTGTACATGCGTCCAGAGACTGGCGCCATCTCATTTGTTCAACTTTTTGACCCTGGCTTTGAGGTCCAGGTGGGGAAAAGGAGCACAGAGGCACGGTATGGGGTGAGGATCGACACCTCCCACAGGTAAGACTAACCTGGTTGTAAGAGTAGCCTATGGCCCTGAGGGGAGTTGAGGAGAGACCATAGGGGAAGAGGGAGGCTCTTCACTCCTTGTGCCCTGGCCCAGCCAGAGCTTTGAGTCAGGGAATTAATCTATCCATATATTTAGGATACTCCTAGAGTAAAGGATTATAGCACAGGTGCTTGGAATTAATAGGGATAGGAAACCTCCCAGTTTTAAAAGGGGGAGGGCGGATGCTAGAGAGAAAAGAGTGAGTAGCACTCTTGCAGAGGCCTTGGGTTTCACTCCCTACGCCAGCATGGGGAtacccacctgtaactccagatccagggaggccgatgccctcttctggattctgcgGACATCTTTAtttgcatgcgtgcacacacacgcacacacacacaaactaataaaatgtaaataaaagaaaagcagcAGAGCATGgccatgcacacctgtaatcccagccctttggGAGGctgggctggaggaatggctctgCAGAGCTTGACCTCCATAGTGAAACTGTCTTAAAAAGGAGTGGCAGAATAgtagtggtgcacatctttaatcccagcgctcaggaggcagaggtaggcagatcactgagttcaaggtcagcctggtctacagagcaagttccagtgtCCTGggctatacacagagaaaccctgttggaGGTAGGGTGGggaaaagaagaagggagagatggaaaggggaagggagggagagagagaagggaaggaaactaGAACTCTGTTTGTTGATTCAACAATAATGAGTTCCTAATACAGTATCGGTCACTGGGAACCCAACTAGGAATAAAGCAGATACATTCACTGTGTCTGTGGATTCTAGCTTAGAAGCTGATGCGGGAAGAAGGCAAAGGTTGTAGCCAAAAGGACAGGTTTCTGGGCAAGACTGTAGGCATGAAGGAGAAGGATTAGTGGTACAACTTTTTGTTTCTGTCCAGGTCCCTGATCCTCAAATGCAGCAGCTACCGGCAGGCACGGTGGTGGGGCCAGGAGATCACGGAGCTGGCACAGGGTCCGGGCAGAGATTTTCTACAGCTACACCAGCATGACAGCTATGCCCCACCCCGGCCTGGCACCCTGGCCCGGTGGTGAGACCTTTCTGTCCCTTCTGGCTTTCTTGCCCCCTTGACTGTTGTCTGAGTTCCTGACCCTCCCTTTTATCTCCTCTGACCTCATGACCCTACTTTTATATCTCTCATCTCTCTGACCCCATAACCTCTCTAACCACATTGATTTGCCTGCTTTCCTGATCCCCTAACTCGGCCATCTCCTCTGTCCTCTTACAGCTCTGATTCTTATGAGCATTTCAACCACGGGGAGCCTCTGTTGAGGAGCTCCCCAAATCCTTTTGATTTGGTctctcatttaaatatttaatacgCATTTGAATCTTGAGCATTTGCTATGTGCTCCAGCCGGTAGGGCAATAAGACACAGGCTTCTCTGGTTTAGACAGGGCGGTGATCTAATTATAGAACAATGTGAACTCGACACCCTGGTGGTAGCCATAGGGAAGGGTGCACAGAGGGGGCACCTGTCCCAGGGAGGATGTCAGGACAGGTTCCAGAAGGTGCAGCTCTCAGGTTCCTTTAGAAAGAAAGTGAAAATGGAGGGCACAGAAGCTTGGGGTATTGGTGAAGAAGAGGACTTGTTACTGTTGGAGTGGGGAGGAGCAGTCAGAGAATGGGTGAATCAGTAGCTCCGATGTGCTAATCTGGGAGATTGAACTCTACCAGAGGCCAAAGTGGGCATGAATGGAAATTTTCTATGAGagagtggtattttttttttaattgcagtgttgagttgggaatttagctcagtggtagagcgcttgcctagcaagcgcaaggccctgggttcggtccccagctccgaaaaaaagaaaaaaaaagacacatttaaTTGCAGTGTTGGGGGTCAAAACAGGGTGCCACATGtgctaggtaagcattctacctaaaactctgtgtgtgtgtgtgtgtgtgtgtgtgtgtgtgtgtgtgtgtgtggtgtatgtgtatggtgtgtgtgtatatatgtgtgtgtgtatatatgtgtgtgtgtatggtgtatgtgtgtatggtgtgtgtgtgtgtatggtgtgtgtgtgtgtgtgtgtgtgtgtgctgatgtgggtgtgtacacatgtgtatgtgtgcacaagaaagccagaggacaactgaGATTTTCCTTGGTTACTCTTCACCATAGTTTTTATTACTTCTctattagtttatttttatgttatgaatgttttatctgtatgaatgtatgcatgccatgtatgtgctTGGTGCTCAATGATGCCAGAAAgaaaggtgtcagatcccttggaactaggcttacagatggttgtgagctgctgtgtggggtgagtgctgagaagcaaacctgggtcttctgcaagagcagtgagatAGCTGTCCAGGTCCAGTTCATTTTCTGGTCCTAGggtctctctcactgaacctagaacttACTAATTTAACTGTAGTGGCTAACACGCAAGCTCCAGAGATCcgcttctgtcttcctcctcagtgctgggatgatagACATGTGCTGGGCCcgttttgttcattcattcattcgtttggttttcaagactgtctttgtagccctggctagcttggaactcactctgtagaccagctggcctgtgactcagagatcctcctggtTCTGTCCCCACAGTGGTAGGATTAAGGGTATGTGCCTTGCCAcactggctttttatgtgggtattggggatctgaattcaggtcctcggACTTACGAAGGAAgcgtcatctctccaacccttctggcttttactaaacttttttctttcaaagataGTGTTTCATGAAGTTgaggctgacctcaagcttttGCTTCTTCTTGCCTTAGTTCCTCTTGTAACGGAAGTGACACCGATACTAGACCTGCCAATTTATTACCCATTCATTTGtggtttttgagactgggtctcatgcAGTCCAGGATTATGGTGTACTTAGCGATGACCTTGACCTTCTGacccctacccctgcctccacctcccaagtgccgggattgaaggcatgtgccaccgaaTCTGGTGCTTACTTCTTTATGTGTGTGGCataggcagggtctcactgggaTGTAACCCTAGCGACTGGAAGCCAaaatgtagatcaggctgggcttgaactggcggtgatcctcctgcttctgcctcatgaGTGGGGATTTTAGGTGTGCACCATTAGATCTAGCCTATTTATTTAAGACCAGGTCTGACTATGTGATCccagatggcctggaacttggaaATCTTGCTTCAGtttcctaagtactgggattacagatgcatgctgCCACATATAGCTGcgatttatttaagatttatttattttatgctcaTGAGTACTCTATTCACATGTACGTCTTCGTgacagaagaggggatcagacaAAAAAGGGGATGGGAttccattacagaaggttgtgagccaccatgtggttgctgggagttgaactcaggacctctggaagagcagtcagtggttttttgttttttgtttgtttgtttgtttttttcttttttcggagctggggaccgaacccagggccttgtgcttgctaggcaagcgctctaccactgagctaaatccccaaccccgtggtcagtggtcttaaccactgagccatctctccagccttggtttatttattttaatacattAGTAATAGACACTACTTATGCAGAGCTTACTCTGTGCCAAGAATGAACGAGTTTCACATATCGGATACTATGAACTCTACTAGGAGAGTACGGTTGTTATCTGGGGCTTTGTACACGAGAGAACAGAGGCAAGGCAATGCTGAGAAACTAACCCAGGGTCCTACAGCTGTGAACAGAGGAACTGGGATTTTCATGCAAGCAATGGGAGTCAAGACTGCTCTTTCTCACCCTCGGAGACTGAGAAGTCAAATGAACaggtggagctcagtggtagggaATTTGCCTATCGCCAGGGAGACCTTGCTCTTGATCCCCAGCAGTACagtaacatattaaatataaaaattccaGCTGCACTTGGTGGTGGACACTGTGATCCCAgcagcactggagagacagatGGGAGACTGATACAAGTCTAAGGACAGCTTGGACTGTACAGAGGACTAGGTCAACCAGGGCAAgattctgtcttaaaataaaagcaaCCAGACACACCAAACAATTGAAATTACCACTCTTTACCTCACACTGTTCTTGTGTAGTCCCCTCTGATTGGTTGCATTTCTCTTTGCAGATGTAACCTTGGCAACAGTTTTGTGTCCTCTCTCACCAGCGGCACGTTTTTTGTACGCATGGGCACATGTTACTTTTCACTTTAACATAAATGGGACTGTCAACTCTTTTGTGCTTATTTTTCCTCTATTTAAAGATTTaacattggggctggagagatggctcagtggttaggagcaccaactgctcttccaaaggtccctgagttcaaatcccagcaaccacatggtggctcacaaccatctgtaaagagatccgatgccctcttctggtgtgtctgaagacagctacagtgtacttatatataaaaactaaatctttaaaaaaagaaaaaaagtacttAACATTTAGGGTGTTTTTCCCCCCTGGCTTAAACATAATCTTTGCCtaagtatttaaaatatgtattcctAGAAATGCAATTACTGGCTGGTGAagtggctcagcgggtaaagcaGCTTTGCCAAGCTCGATGACCTGTGTTCCATCTCTGGGATCCACACAGTGTAAGACGACTGAAATTGTCCCTGGCCTCCACGGATGTGTTGTGAAACATATACATccaaaaataaatcaatgtaataaaaaatgttttaaaaatatgggtCAGGTGTgatgtcacacacctttaatcgaagtactcgggaggcagaggaaggtgttatctctgggagttcaagtccagcctggtgtacatagagGGTTTCAGATTAGCAAGATGCATAGTGAGATGATGTAAAAAAAACGCTATATGTATTTAATGGTATTAAAGAGTAAGCATTGAAAAAAgtggaggtggggttggggatttagctcagtggtagagcgcttgcctaggaagcgcaaggccctgggttcggtccccagctccgaaaaaaagaaccaaaaaagaaaaaaaaaaagaaaaaaaaaagaaaaaaaatggaggttTATGTGGGGCTGGACATGGCCGTGCAGTagcatgcttgcctagcatgtccaCTGTCCTGAGTTTTATCCCCAGCAGttcagaaaacaaaccaaaaccagagCATgtactttttaacattttaatgccAACTTAACTACTAAATAAGTCAGTGTAATCAACTGCTGCACATGGTGGTTTcaagcctgtaaccccagcactcagaggccaAGCAGAGTTGAAacttcaaggccaccctggactGTACAGTGacacctgtctcaaaataccagGAAAAAGTCAATAGCCAGTTACTGTGGTCTGTGAGAATGCCCACTTCTTCATGCTCTGACACTGTGTTAACAGATgctttcccttcctggtttctgggttGTTTgattgagacaaggcctcactatgtagtccaggctagtccaggctagcctcagcttCACAGTAATCTTCCTGCTTTCGCCtgccgagtgctgagattatagacacaAGGCACCGAGCAGGGCAGAATGCACTGattccttttaaaaagttatttaatttcttgtttttgtttttgttttttttcagatagggtttctttgtgtagccttgactgtcctggaactagttttgtagaccagggtggtggcctcaaatttacagagatctacctgcctctgcctcctgagtgctggggttaaaggcatgtgccaccactgcccagaaaattgtttaattttaaaccaggcatggttgtacatgtacttggaaggcagaggcaatccgagttctgtgagttggaggctagcctgatctacacagtgttccagggcatccaggacagcagggctacatagagagactttgTCTGAAACATATcaaaaaccaaatgaacaaaaagcttatttaattttcatttcttggtattgtatattgtgtatgtgatattgtgtattatatatacatatgtgtgtatgtgtgtgtactacacatatatgtgtgtgcatatatattatatattatacagataatatatatattatatatataatatacagatcccctgcctccctgtctgccgtccaagtgctggaattaaaggtatgtgctaccatgcccagccttttctggtattttgagacagtcttactatgtagcccaagcttgTTTCAAACTCTTAATAATCTTCTGGTCCCggcctgggattacaggcctgtgtgcCACGCCCTGCCCTAATTTCTTGTTAATTAGTGAACTGAACGTCTCAGCCTGTGACTGCCCGGCTCAGTATCTGCTCTGAGCTGCCAGTTCTCAGGTTGCTCATTACTCAGCTGCTTTctgctttttctgtgtgtttgcccttccttcctgttttctggAGCTCTTTCATATATGTAGTAGTCCTCCCAATCTTTGGTCAGTTTCTTCAATTTATTGTGTGTCTTGTCATGTTTATTTTGCTCACCCTGGCCCATGGCGGGTGATTACTGAGTAATCCCACCTGATGTACTTGATGCGATCTAACCTCTCTGATCATCCCTGACCTTTGACCCTGCTGTCACCTCTGACCCATGGCTGTCCTCCGGTCTTCACTCTCCAGAACTTTCTGGCTTCTGACTCCCTGACCTCCTTGGCTTGGACTCCCCCCAGGTTTGTGAATGGGGCAGGTTACTTTGCTGCTGTGGCAGATGCCATCCTCCGAGCTCGAGAGGAGATTTTCATCACAGACTGGTGGTGAGTGAGGTCAGGTCCACCCAGGAAGGGAAGTGGGCGGCAGAGCAGCGCACAGCCCGAGGGAGGAGGGGCTGTTTGTCTTCAGCATAGCTTGCTCCTTATCCATTGCCCTGGTTTCTAGGCTGAGTCCTGAGATTTACCTGAAGCGTCCAGCCCACTCAGATGACTGGAGACTGGACATTATGCTCAAGAGGAAGGCGGTGAGAAGTGGTTAGCGCTGAAGAGTGTGTTCAAGGCGGGGAAACGTACCCCTTCTGATTCAGTGTCTATCAAATATCACCTCCTGGTTCCCGCTTTAGGGTACTAGTCTAGACTAGGTTCCCACTACTCAGACCCTTCCCCCTGTGTACTATCTGGGAATGTAGATACTCATGTGTCTTTGCTAAGCAATGTCACAGGTTCCAGTACAACAGCACAGCACCTGTCATGCATCAAGCATTCATGAacgttttgttgtttttttttaaagatttatttattcatttattatatataagtacactgtagctgtcttcagacacaccagaagagggcatcgggtctccttacagatggttgtgagccaccatgtggttgctgggaattgaactcaggacctctggaagagcagtcgggtgctcttaaccgctgagccatctctccagcccgaacgttttgtttttaagacaaggtctcactaaatagcttcaatatgtagaccaggttagcctcaaactcatggagatcaggcctgcctgtgcctccagaatgctgggcttaaagttgtgcaccaccacctcACCCGGCATTTATGAATTTTGACAAGAGGAAGCTTCCGTAGATGATGgaggatgaatggatagatgataggatgggtgtggtggcactCCTTGTAATCagacccagcacttgggagatagagacaggaagattaggAGGtgaaggctagccttggctactaCTGAGTATTATGCCACCATGGACTAAAGACTGTGTTACAAAGGGGAAGAAACAAGGAAGAGggagatggatgggaggatgTGAGTTGGGAAGGTAGAGGGTACAGGGAGGAATTGTAGACAGTAGTTAGGATGATGAGCAAATGGTTGGGAAGACGGCTGGGAGATTATGAAAGGTAGGTGGATAGATGAGTGGGCGAGCACATGTTTACTGTGAGCATCATTTTGGATGCAGGTAGGAGAGCACCCAGGTAGGGTGGAGGTGCACACAGGAATCCTCAGCATGGGAGCTGGATAGAGGCCACTCAGGGACAGGCACTAGGATTTGGTTTTCCCACTCACTGCCAGGAAGAAGGTGTCCGTGTTTCCATACTGCTGTTTAAGGAAGTGGAACTGGCCTTGGGCATCAACAGTGGCTATAGCAAGAGGACACTGATGCTACTGCACCCCAACATAAAGGTGATGAGGGCCTGTGTCCCTTCCTACATAACAGCCACTTCCCATCCCCTTCAACCCTTCCCTTCCCTAAAAAGTCTCATCCCCTGTCCTATCCTCTTctatcctttcatttttttttatttatttatttttttcggagctggggaccgaacccagggccttgtgcttgctaggcaagcgctctaccactgagctaaatccccaacccctctatccTTTCATTTTAACCCGCTCCCATGCACTCATTCACCCTACTCTAGGTGATGCGACACCCAGACCTTGTAACATTGTGGGCTCATCATGAGAAGCTCCTGGTGGTAGACCAAGCGGTGGCATTCTTGGGTGGGCTGGACCTTGCCTATGGCCGCTGGGATGATGTGCAGTACCGACTGACTGACCTGGGGGACCCCTCCGAATCTGCAGATTCAC comes from the Rattus norvegicus strain BN/NHsdMcwi chromosome 10, GRCr8, whole genome shotgun sequence genome and includes:
- the Pld2 gene encoding phospholipase D2 isoform X2, with the translated sequence MTVTQTDLFPYGDYLNSSQLHMEPDEVDTLKEGEDPADRMHPFLAIYDLQPLRAHPLVFAPGVPVIAQVVGTERYTSGSKVGTCTLYSVRLTHGDFTWTTKKKFRHFQELHRDLQRHKVLMSLLPLARFAAAHSPAREAANENIPSLPRGGSEGSARHTASKQKYLENYLNRLLTMSFYRNYHAMTEFLEVSQLSFIPDLGSKGLEGVIRKRSGGHRVPGFTCCGRDQVCYRWSKRWLVVKDSFLLYMRPETGAISFVQLFDPGFEVQVGKRSTEARYGVRIDTSHRSLILKCSSYRQARWWGQEITELAQGPGRDFLQLHQHDSYAPPRPGTLARWFVNGAGYFAAVADAILRAREEIFITDWWLSPEIYLKRPAHSDDWRLDIMLKRKAEEGVRVSILLFKEVELALGINSGYSKRTLMLLHPNIKVMRHPDLVTLWAHHEKLLVVDQAVAFLGGLDLAYGRWDDVQYRLTDLGDPSESADSQTPTPGSDPAATPDLSHNHFFWLGKDYSNLITKDWVQLDRPFEEEVRTGTQPEQEPGGLLLPGSFPVDSSVSFLPEPRTTTPDFIDRETTPRMPWRDVGVVVHGVAARDLARHFIQRWNFTKTIKARYKIPQYPYLLPKSASTANHLPFIIPGAQCATVQVLRSVDRWSAGTLESSILNAYLHTIRESQHFLYIENQFFISCSDGRTVLNKVGDEIVDRILKAHEQGQCFRVYVLLPLLPGFEGDISTGGGNSIQAILHFTYSGDSMAGLHVHLWASHTWRAGRAPDLRAHLYPQQVAHCR
- the Pld2 gene encoding phospholipase D2 — encoded protein: MTVTQTDLFPYGDYLNSSQLHMEPDEVDTLKEGEDPADRMHPFLAIYDLQPLRAHPLVFAPGVPVIAQVVGTERYTSGSKVGTCTLYSVRLTHGDFTWTTKKKFRHFQELHRDLQRHKVLMSLLPLARFAAAHSPAREAANENIPSLPRGGSEGSARHTASKQKYLENYLNRLLTMSFYRNYHAMTEFLEVSQLSFIPDLGSKGLEGVIRKRSGGHRVPGFTCCGRDQVCYRWSKRWLVVKDSFLLYMRPETGAISFVQLFDPGFEVQVGKRSTEARYGVRIDTSHRSLILKCSSYRQARWWGQEITELAQGPGRDFLQLHQHDSYAPPRPGTLARWFVNGAGYFAAVADAILRAREEIFITDWWLSPEIYLKRPAHSDDWRLDIMLKRKAEEGVRVSILLFKEVELALGINSGYSKRTLMLLHPNIKVMRHPDLVTLWAHHEKLLVVDQAVAFLGGLDLAYGRWDDVQYRLTDLGDPSESADSQTPTPGSDPAATPDLSHNHFFWLGKDYSNLITKDWVQLDRPFEDFIDRETTPRMPWRDVGVVVHGVAARDLARHFIQRWNFTKTIKARYKIPQYPYLLPKSASTANHLPFIIPGAQCATVQVLRSVDRWSAGTLESSILNAYLHTIRESQHFLYIENQFFISCSDGRTVLNKVGDEIVDRILKAHEQGQCFRVYVLLPLLPGFEGDISTGGGNSIQAILHFTYRTLCRGEYSILHRLKAAMGTAWRDYMSICGLRTHGELGGHPISELIYIHSKLLIADDRTVIIGSANINDRSLLGKRDSELAILIEDTEMEPSLMDGVEYQAGRFALSLRKHCFSVILGANTWPDLDLRDPVCDDFFQLWQETAENNATIYEQIFRCLPSNATRSLRALREYVAVESLATVSPSLAQSELAHIRGHLVHFPLKFLEDESLLPPLGSKEGMIPLEVWT